A window of Natronococcus sp. CG52 genomic DNA:
GAGACAACTCCAATCAGCGCTTAGCAACCGGTTCTTTGACTCACTTCCTGAACTCACAACAGCGATCAATACCACTCTTGGTCAACTCTTTATACCCAAAGTGAGAAATTATTTCTGACCCCCTACTATAGACGGTGACGATCCACTGATCAGCTTCGAAGTTCTCTGGCTGGAAGAGTTCTCTGGCTGGAAGCGTTGATGATCGGATCGTGAGATCTAACCGGTCAAGGTGAACCGAATACTCGGCCAACGTAAACAAAGTAGCTCCGGTTGCAATACCGGTACATGCCTCACGTTCGCGTGTTAAGCACCGGTGGAACGATCGCATCGACGGACGGTCCGAACGGAGCGACACCCTCTGAAGATGGTGATGACCTTGTCACCGCAGTTCCTAAACTCGAGGAGGTAGCGAGTGTAGACACCGAATTCGTCTGCGACGAACTCAGCTTTCACCTGTCATTCTCGCACGTCACATCGCTGGTCCACGCTGTCGAGCGAGCGGCCGACGACGACGTCGATGGCGTCGTTGTTACCCACGGCACCGACACGATGGAAGAGTCCGCGTATTATCTCGATCTGGTGAGTGACGCTGATGTTCCGATCGTTTTTACTGGCGCGCAGCGACCTGCGGACAGCCCCGGTGCGGATGGGCCCGCGAACCTCCTGCAGGCGGTCCAAGTCGCGGCTGACGACCGGTTCGAGGATGGCGCGTACGTCGCCTTTGGAAACCTCGTTCACGCGGCCAGGTGGGTGTCGAAGGCGCGAGCGGGCCAGCCGGAAGCGTATGCCTCGCCTGGTGCGGGTCCGGTCGCAGAAGCCACAGCTGATGGGATAGCGCTCCGACGAGAGCCCAGCAGCGAGTCAGTGTCTCTGCCGGTCGTCGAGACAACAGCCCGAATCGAAATGATCCCCAGCGGACTGGCTGTTGATGCCCGACAACTTGAGCGTGCCGTCGCTGACGGTGTTGACGGAGTGGTCTTGGCGGCGAGCGGCATCGGGAACACGACACCAGAGATCGGTGACACCATCGCCGACGCGATTGACGCGGGTGTCCCGGTTGTCGTTGCGACGCGCTGTTTCGACGGTGCAGTGGCAGCCCGGTACGGTGGGCCCGGCGGCAGCCGAACAATCCGTGAGCACGGGACGATCCCGGCCAGTGATCTGCCGCCCTGGAAGGCCCGGATCAAACTCGGGCTAGCGCTATCAGCCTATGAGAAGCTCGAGGATGTTCGAACGGCGTTCGAAGAGCAGCGCGGCGTCGCGACGGCGGAGTAACCTACAGCTCCTGAATTCGATCGTAGAAGACCTCGTGAAATCGTTCTCCGCGCTCGATCATCACTCGTGATAGTCGTCCCATGATCCCTTCTCAGTGAGATCTCTGGAGCGACGCAGAGTGATGCATCTTCCCAACGAGCGCGTCGAATGCAGTCTCCAGCGTCTTATCCTCGAGATCAAGGTTGTACTCCTCGACGTCGTACGGCGCCAAGTTCGTCGAGTACCACGTCATCGCGTACTGGCCTTGGTAGAGCGGCGGGCGCATCCCCGGGATGTCCGAGTTGTGCGCGCTCTCGTCGCTGTATTCGTCCAGCTGGTCGAGGAACTCGAGCGCCTCGGCAACTTCCTCGGAGTCGAAGACGATCTCGCCGTCGGTGTTGACGAGGTTGCCGCCGTTGCCGAGGATGAGCGACATCACATGGACCGGGTGGAAGTGGGTTGTTCCCGAGGAAGACCGGGTGGCCGTAGCGGTTCTCCTCCTCGTCGGTGGCCATCTCGGCCGCCGTCTGGTACTCCTCCCACGAGTCGAACGGCGGCAGCGGCGCGCCGACATCCTCTAAAATGTCGTTGCGGGCCAGCAGGTTGAGCGCGGAGCCGTGGTCCGGGGCGAAGTAGTAGTCGCCATCGAGCTGGAACATGGCGTCTTCGTTCCAGTAGTCTTCGCCGCGGTCGTCGATCAGGTCGTTGATCGGCTGCATGAGCCACTCTCGGGCCGCCGCGACGTTGTTGCTGGGCGAGGCGAGCATCATGGCGTCGTACGGATCGCCGGTCGCGTGGGCCTGTGAGGCCTGCTGTGGCGCCTCGGCGAAATCACTGCGTTCGTACTCGATGCGGACGTCGTGCTCGTCCTCGAACTCGTCGAACATCTCTCGGAGTTCCTCTTGGACGGGCCCGTACGCCGAGTTGATGACGCGAAGCGTCTCTGTGCCATCGTTGCCGAGAATGCCGATGTCGGAGGTACAGCCGGCAAGCGCGAGCGCACCCGACGCTCCAGCCGCCTACAGGAAGCGCCACCGTCTGTACGAGCCGTTTGCCGTTCTATGATCTTTCCGCGTTTATTTCAAATGGAAATTCATGCAATCTCCCCTCATTCGATTCTGGAAGCAAATATTGTTTCCACTCTCGAGTGTTGGGATCACCATAATCACCAATGTCCGGATGAGGTGCAACATCATCATACTCCTCTAGCCGGTCTCTGATGACCGAGCGAGCACGTTGACCTTCTATCGTATCTCCACTAACATCGTCGAGGATCTTCCGTGGCTGGATTGTTATCTCTAATCCGTACGGCGTATACCTACTCTTTCGCTCCGTATAGAACGGAGCGCGGCCGACGATAAACATTGATTCTCCAGAGAAGCAAAATTCCCACTCCGGATGGTTTGGATCTTCAGGAATATCACCGGGCCATGGTTCCGGATCCCGTTCGTTTAGGAACTCGAGAACTCTCCAAAATTGATCACGGTATTCCTGTTCGCTTTGATCCCTCTGAGGTGGTTTGAAAAATATTACCAAGGTCGTTCGGTCGGCTATCGACTGACACCATTCGAGATATTGTCGCAATCCCTCTCTCACCTTGAGAAGTGCATCACGATCACGAGCATCTCCCGCGAAGAGGTAACGAGCGGTATCGTTACGTTCAGCATTCACCGCGAAGTAACATGGATAGCGAGCGCTCCGCATCGTCTCTCTGAATTCGATATATCTCTTTTTCTTCCACGCGATAAGCTCTCTCGCTTCTATCGCGTCTTGCAATTCAGATCGATTAAATAGTAATCCTGTTCCCTTCATGGTTAAAAATCACTCGAGGTGACATTTAATCCTCAAAGTGTCGTCCTGAGAGAAGCTCGTTTTTCTCGTACTCTTCACGCGTTTCGGCTCCACTGATCTCTGCAACCTCCTCGGGAACCGAGACAACCGAGTACCCAACATCTCGTCCGATAGCGACGGTATCGACATCCGGAATGATCATCGTTTTAACATTCGGATGGTCCTCGTAGACGTCCTCAATTAGCTCTCGGCGCTCCTGTGCGGTGAGTGGGTTCTTTTCGCTGAGTTCGGTGTCCCGGATGGCGATAATAACGTCTTTTCCGTTATCAGCGGCTGAATCGATGATCGTCCGGTGACCATCGTGGAGCGGTTGCCAGCGACCGATGAAGATGTGGCTCGGATCGGACTTGAGTTCCAGTTCCGTATTGACCTTCTTGATACTCTCTTCCTCCGAATGCGTTGCCGTCCGAACTTCGAGTCCGATCTCTTCTATCTCTGGTTCCTCGAACGGGGCATCAATACCGGTAAAACCCTCGATCTCACCCTTTCGGGCCTGCTCGTACATTCCTTTTACATCGCGTTCCTCACACACTTCGACAGGTGTACTGACGTGGACGAACGAGACATTCTCGATCTTCTCGGCGATCAGTTCTCGCTGAGACCGATACGGGGTGATGAACGACGCGACGACATCGAACCCCTGTTCGTTCAACGCTTGTGCAACTCCAGCGGCTCGTCTGAGGTTCTCGGTTCGATCCTCCTTCGAAAACCCGAGATCCGAATTGAGAGTATCCCGAAGATAATCCCCGTCTAAGTGGACTGTCCTCGGACCGACTAACCCCTCGGCGAGCGTCGTCTTTCCGGAACACGGCAGTCCGAAGAGCCATATGGTTTCTCCAGACATCAATTGATCTCCTCCGTGAGACGTGTGCATCCATCCGCTTCGTTCCGAATTTTATCGATGGGAGTGGCTTCGACACTGTATGCCTCGGCCAGTTTCGACGCCGCGTTTGGTGCGTCGTTAGAGATGACCATTGCTGCGTCGGCTATGTTCGTGGAATTCATCATCGTCGGTCTCGATAGTCGTGATCTTGGTATCGACGAGCGATGCGAGTTACCTCGCAGCTATTCCTTGCTGCTTCGCTCAGATCCATTCCGACTCCTCCGTGTATCCCAGTTCCTCGATTACTTCGGTATACGTCTCGTCGGCTCGATCGAGTGCGCTCGTAATGAGGTCCTCCCTGTCTCGCCAGCGAGCGAGTCTCGGATCCTTCGTCGTCATTACTTTATTCGGACTTTCAACATTCTCCGAAAGCAGTGCTGACTCACCGAGATCGGTGAAATCGATGATTTCCTTGATAGTGGAACGTGTGTCGGTGAGAACATCCTCGAATCGAACTCGAAGGACGTTCTCGAACGTGTCGCGGCCATCGAGGATATGGCAATGGGCTTCAGCCCACTGCATCAAGCAGACGTCGATGAGTTTTCCCTCGCTCATCCATCCCGGCGGGAGATCGTAGCACCACAGCGAGCCATCGTATCCGTCGAGATCGAGATCACCCACGTCGTAGGTTTGGAACCCCCTGTTCAGCCGCCATCCGTCGTAGAGACCGTTGATTGACGCCGCTGGGTTCCGTGTGAGATGAACTACTTTAACATCGGTTTCGGGAAATAGCTGTTCGCGGATCCACGGGAGCCGGTATGCGTCGCCGCTCGCTTTTAGGACGAGTGTCCGCTCGAAGTCGTCAGCTGTGAGACCGCACTTGTAACTGTGCGAAGAAACGAACGGTCGATCCTCGATCGTTTCGGTTTTGAACGGACCGTTTGCGTCTCGTTCTGCATATTCGTCGTACTGCAACGGTGAGATTCCGAGCTCCTCGAGTATCTCATCGAGCGACGCTCCTTCGAGCAACTCTTCGCGTACCTCCTCGTACGGGAGTTCTCGATCGGGGAACTGCAACGGAAGCCGGATAACCGTATTATCCACACGATGCGTTTGATCGCCAGATGGTTCGGTTGCACCGACCTCGGTGAGGAGATCCGTTAGGAGCTTTTCTCTATCAAATGACTCGAAGTCAGCCGGAATGACGTCGGATTCGAACGTCGGGTAACAGATTCCGTTTAGGGTGTACCATCGGTCGTGTTCGCCATCGAGACTACACGTTTCTTCGTGGTGCCGGAGGATATCGAAAAGGAGACTACTTCCCCCTCTCGGAGCCGACGTGATGAGCAACACGCTGTCAAAGTCGTCAATTTGATACTCTGACAGAATCGATCGTTTTTCCTCTGAGACGACCTCGCTCTTTACGAATTCGTAGTTCTCTTTGGCCTGCTTGCGGAAATCGCTTGGAGGCTTTTCAAGACTCACCAGCTGTCACCTTCTACTGTGTCTACCGAATCGATCCATAGTCGTAATCGACTGTTCAATTTCAGTAATCGTGATCGCGTCAACATAGTTTGCTATTTGTCATCCATTACCATAGTAGCAATTGCGGGTCTGTACGGGTGATCGATCGCTATTTGGCAAAGGCCGACGAATAGACGTACTCTTGCGATGAGTCGAGAAGTGAATGCGGGCTTCATATGCAGGGAGACTAGTAGAGCCTCCAGTTAATCCGTACCCAGTTGGGCATCCTACTGAAGATAGGCCTTTCGGACGGCGTCGAGAACGTCTTTCTTCGCAAGGTCAGCGAGCGCCTCTGCGGCGGCGATTTTCATCGCCTCGTTGATTCCGATCGCCCGAACGTCGAGTGCGTCGCGGAAGAGAAACGGGAAGCTAAGCACGTTGTTGATCTGGTTCGGATCGTCCGAGCGGCCGGTCGCCGTGATGACAGTATCGTCGCGAGCTGCTTTCGCCTCCGCGTAGCCGATCTCGGGATCCGGATTCGCCATCGCGAAGACGATCGGATTGTCGGCCATGGACCGAATCATCTCCTAGTCAACGATCCCGCCGACCGACAGGCCGACGAAGACGTCCGCACCGGCGATCGCGTTCGCCAGACCCCTTCAGGGACGTTGCGAGCGAACTCTCGGCCGTACGGATCTAGCTTACCCGCATTCGCCCGCTCGGTCGTGAGGATGCCATCGATATCGACCATCGTAATATTCTCCGTTCGGACGCCCAGTGAGACGTAAAACCGGGCTGTCGCGACCGCTGCTGCGCCGGCGCCCGCGAACGTGACGTTCACCGACTCGAGATCTGTGAGACACTACTATCGTCAGAGTTCGAGACGCCACTCGCCGAATCCGAATGCGATCTTTCCCTACGATCGTAGCCCAAGAATCGTTCGTTACCCCCATTCAAATCCTCTATAGATACAGGGGTACTGAGAGGGGCCGTTATAGAAGAAAGTCCGCCGAAATGGGCGTACCTGTTCGGCTGAATGAACAGTAGACAGTATAAAATACGCTAACCGTCGTTACACTATTAAATCGGCGTATCGACGTTCAATCCGACATCACGATGAGCGATAGTGAGCGGACAGGCGACTCGAGCGGTTCAGTTCTCGTCACGGGGGGTACCGGATTCCTCGGCCTTCACACGTGCCAGTACTTCCGCGACCAGGGATGGAACGTCGCCGCATTTGATCTCAAACCGTTCGGGGAGGAGGACGACACGGACGGAATCGCCTTCGTCGAAGGTGACGTCCGGAGCGAGGAATCCGTCGCCGATGCGCTCGAGGAGAGCGGTGCTACCGCAGTAGTGCACACGGCGGCCGCACTCCCGCTGTGGGACGCCGACCGCATCCGCGAGACGACTATCGACGGGACGCGAAACGTACTCTGGGCGGCGAGGGACCATGGCATCGAGCGGGTCTGTTACATCTCCTCGACCGCGGTGTACGGGACCCACGACGAACATCCCATCACCGAGGAGTCGCCGCTGGAGGGGGTCGGTCCCTACGGCGAGGCCAAGATCCAGGCCGAGAAGATCTGCCAGGACTTCCGCCGCATGGGAATGTGCATCCCTATCCTCCGTCCGAAGACGTTCATCGGTCCGCAGCGACTCGGCGTGTTCCAGGTGCTGTTCGACTGGATCGAAGACGGTGCGAACGTCCCGCTCGTCGGGCGGGGAGACAACCACTACCAGCTGCTACACGTCCGCGACCTCGTCACTGCCATCGACCTGATGCTCACCGGAGACGAGGAGACGGTGAACGACACGTTCAACGTCGGCACCGACGAGTTCGGCACGATGAGGGAGGACTTTCAGGCCCCCATCGACTACGCGGGGACGGGGAAGCGAACCATCGGAACGCCCGCCTTTCTCACGGTCGCGGTCCTCCGCCTGCTCGAAAAGGCGAATCTCTCTCCGCTGTACCCGTGGGTCTACGAGACCGCCCACAAGGATTCCTACGTCTCCGTCGAGAAGCTCGAGCGGCTCGGCTGGGAGCCCGAGTACTCCAACCAGAAGGCGCTCGTGGAGACGTACGAGTGGTACTTGGAGAACTACGAGGCCGACACGGAAGACGACGAGACCGGCCTCGATCACCGCGTCGCGTGGGATCAGGGTGCCCTCACCGTTGCGAAGAAGGTCTCACAGCGAATCTGAAAGGAACGCCGTAGAAAAGGGTAGTGAAAACTCCCGTACGCTAAACTAGGATTTCAACTCGACCGCTTCTACCAGAAAACCAGAACTGGCGGTAACGTGCAATAGGAGTTCCCCAGTGAAATTGACCGATAGAATGAGGTGGCTCTCTGCTGTCCGTAACGGTACGGTCGGTGTAATTCGCCACCATGTCTATACGTTCACGTCTCCGGGCTCACTTCGGTTGGATCGCCATCGTCGGCCTGAGCGTCGCCGTCTCGTTCATTATCGGATTGGTCATCGTCGGATGGGCGAGGTACCCTCCCGGCGATTTGCCGTCGATCGCGACCGATCCGGCGTTCTTCCAGCACACGGGCTGGTACATCCTCGAGGGCGGCGTTCCGTACGTCGACGTCTGGGACGTGAACCCGCCTGTGCCGTTCGGTATCGCGGCCGGTCTCGCCGTCCTCTCCGGCGGAAACATGCTCGTTCTGTACGGCCTCAGCGTGATGCTCACGGTGGTCGTTACCGCCACGAGTGTGCTGCTCGTCGGATGGATGGCACGCTTCGTGACCGAAAACGACGCGGCGGCAGTCGCCGCCGGCCTCACGATGCTCGTCATTCCGGGACTGTTCGTCCTCCCTTCGGAGGGGATCCGAGCGCAGTTTTACGCCCTCTTTTTCGGCGCCCTCGCGCTCGCGCTCGCCCTCCGCGACCGGCCGTTTCTCGCCGGGGCCGTCGCGGCACTGAGCGCCGGTTCGTGGCAGCCGGGGGGCGTCTTCGCGCTGCTGGTCGTCGGGATGGCGTACCAGCGAGCCGGGAGAAAGAGCGCGCTCTGGACCGTCGCTGGCGGCGGTTCGGTAACCGGAGTAGTCGTTCTCGCGTTCGCGGCCGTGGGAGCGCTCGTCCCCATGGTCGTGGAAACAGTGGTCGCGCCGCTGGTCGCCGGCTCGTCGTATACCCTGGCCGAGCGCGTCTACGGGGTACTGCTCGCGTTCGGCTACAGTTCGGTCCTCCTCCCGGTGGCGCTTTACGGCTGGGGATACGCCGTCGTTGCCGATTTCCGGGAGCGATGGTGGATATCGGCGGGTGGCTTACTATTCGGCCTCCAAGTGCTGTTCGTCGACTTGGACGGCTCGACGGACGCAGTCCTCTGGCTCGTTTTCGTCGCACTCGGCGTCGCTATTACCGTCGAACGCGCGACCGCGCGGCGGTCAGTGACGGGAGACCACCGCGATCACGATACGATCCGGATGACCCGCCATCGGAAGATCGTCGCCCTCGTCATCGGGCTGCTCATCCTCTCGGGGATGGGCTGGTACGTCGGCTCGCCGCCGCCGAAGTCGACGCTCGAAACGATGGAGCAGGAGGCCGACGTCGACGAGAGCCTTCCGATGTCGCCGAGGGATGCGGACGTTCCGTCGATGCAGACCATCTACTGGGAACAGATAAAGCCGGAGGTTTGCCACTACCGGGTGAGTTGGAACGAGATCCGGTGGATCGTGGTGACCGACGACCGATTGGACAGAGAGGAGTGTGGCGCGTGGCCGAACCGAATCGATCGTAGCTAGTGGTTCAACTTCGTAACAGGTTGAACGGCTATCGAGAGATTCCACGCCGAAATCGATCATCGGTACGATTTCGCGGATTCGTTTCGGCCCCGAACGAATCGGTGGAGGACGAATACGGTCGTGCCAAGCGCGACTCCGTACCAGAGCGTCCCGATTCGGATGACTAACGTCGAGCTAACGGCGACCGTGCGTGAGTATCCGAAAATGACCAACATTCCCACCATACTGGCTTCGGTGGCGGCTAGCCCCCCGGGTAGCAGGCTAACCGCACCGATAATCGATCCGAGGCCGAACACGAACAAAGCTAGAAGTATCGACCTGCCCGTTGCAAATCCGTCTAATACGAGCCACAGCGCTAAACCCTCGAGGCCCCATGCAACGAGGCTAATACCTACAGCGGCGCCGAGCGGGCGGGGCTGAAAGAGTACGTACGCGTTCTCGTAAAACTCCCCGAGGTCATCGGCGTACGACCTAGCGATCGGAATCGACTCCAGCCGTTCCAAAAGCCGAAGACAGGCTGTTCGCCACTGCAGGAAAGCTAGTCCACCCAGAAAGATAGCAGTTACGACAATTACCGTCGTCGATGACTGATCGTAGACGATCACTCCGAGGAAGGCGAACGCGGACACAGCTAACAAGTCAGTGATGCGTTCCGCGCCGACGATAGATGCGGTCCGATTTACGGGCACGCCGCGGAGATCGCGCAGAAACCACGCTTTCCAGACTTCGCCCGCTTTGCCCGGAGTGATAACCATCATCAGTCCACTGACGAACACCAGAAGACTCGTACCGATTGGAACGTCGACGCCGAGTTTCCGGAGGTAGTACTCCCATTTGAGAAACCGAACACCGTAGCTCACGGTCACTAACCCGAAGACGGCGCCGATCCGCCATCGTTCGAGCGCGAGAATCGCCCCGGAAACCTCGTCCGCCTCGCCGAACGCGAAGAGGCCGAAGAAGATGATGACCGTCAGGATTGCTGTCAGCCACAGCCCGTGTGTTCGGGCGACTTTCTGTACCCGACGAAAACCGCTCATATATTCATCAGCGAAAGGGCGTCGTTGAGTTTGGTAGCGATATGTCCCGAGATGTAGCCGCCGCGCCCGCTAGCCCGTGTAGTACCCGCGCGGATCGCGTCCAGAACGGGCCGGTCACAAATCGTGTAGGCCCGACCGACTTCCATCCCGAAGTGGGCATCACTTCCGCCCGTAGCCGCGAGGCCGTGCGTCTCCGCGAACGACCGTGCTCGACGGTTGTACTGCGGAAGAACGCACCGTGAATTCGTCACCTCGACTCCGTCGATACGCTCCGCAATACCGTCGAGATTCCCAGTATAGTGTTCGCGGAGGCTATCGAAGGGATGTGAGAGGATTGCAAGTCCACCCTGCTCATGGACGCGGTCGATTACAGTGAGCGGATCGGCTTTCGGAGGTACCTCGCTCACGTTTAGTGCGAGAAGGTGGCCCTGCGTCGTCGTCACCTCGACGCCGGGAATGACGGTTAGTCTTTCGGAGGCGAGGGAGTTTACCTCGTCATAACCATCAAGAGTGTCGTGATTAGTAATTGCGATACCATCCAGTCCGGCGTCTAGAGCCGCACTGACGACATCGCGGGGCGCGGCTCGTGAACAGGGAGACGCGTCGGTGTGGACCTGCAGATCGTAGCGTTTCACCGAAACACCTCGATTACTAACTCCGGGACGTCGTAAAGGACGACGACGACCAGACAAACCCACAGGATTAGATTCGCGATCGAAGGGACGTCTGTGAGAAGGTACTTCGCCTGGCCCGCAATATCCGTCGTGTGAACGAGATGATGGTATCGAAACACGCCAAAAAACGCGAAGGGGAGTGTCGTCATCATCATCGGATCGGTACGGAAGAACGTGTACAGAGAGTAGGCCATCAACAACGTCGCCATGGTCATCACGAGCAGTTGATCGACATCGTTTTTGGAATACTCCTCGAGTACGTGCCGCGTCTCTCGCGGATTGGTCGTAACCTCGAGTTCGTGGCGTCGTTTCCCGAAAGCGAGAACTAGCGCAAGGAGAAAGGTACTCACGATTAACCACGGACTCAGGTAGACATCGATAGCGACAACGCCGGCGATAGCACGGAGGACGAACCCCGTGGCAATGATCAACACATCGACGAATAGGATTCGCTTCAGGTACAGCGAATAGAGGGCGTTCTGGCCGATATAGCCGAGTAAAACGGTGAAAAATAGCGGGCCGAGACTGTACGCCGCTCCGAATCCGATTCCGACGAGGAGGATCCCGAAGACGATACTGACCGGGATGGTGACTTGTCCGCTGGCGATGGGTCGATGTCGTTTCTCCGGGTGATTTCGATCCTTCTCGAGATCGTTAATGTCGTTGAAGATGTACGTCGCGCCCGCGATAGCGGTGAAAGCTACGATACCGATGAGCAGGTTGATCCACGCATCCGCGTCGAGGAGACTCCTCGAAAAGACGATGCCGAGCAGCATTACGCCCTGTTTGTACCACTGCCAAGGCCGAATTTCTCGAATTAAACCGATAACGGTTGATATCGGGTTTATCGTTCGCGGAGACTCAGCCATACAGGTGCTTCTGTGGACGAGAATGAAAATGATAAATGTTCCCCGCGTTAGCCTGATACGATGAGGAAAACGTCCAAGAAAAGCAATGAGATCCGCGGTCGTCACAGGCGAGACTGGGTTCTCAGTTCTTAACGCGTGTCAACACCCTGTTGAGCGGGTGAGAACTCACCTCCTCAGTCGAAAACCGTTCGACAATGGAGACGACGCAGCGAGGATAGATTTTGTCGAAGGCGACGTGCGGGACAAAGAGCGGAGGTTAGACGTCCGCGAAAATAACGATGCAGACGTGATCGTTCGCAGGACGGCTACGCCCCTCTACGGGATAAAGACGAGATTTAGGAGGTGGCAGTCGACGGAGTGATCCGTGCTGTGGGGAGCGGACGGATCTGACGGCGATCGGGTAGTGGACACTCCGTCGACAGTTGTTCGTGGAGAACCGAGCGCCATCCAATAGCCAGCGATTCTATCCACCGTGTGAGGTCCGCTCAAACCGAAACACCGTGATTCCGTTGTACCGCTCTTCCTCAACCGGGCCGCGGTATTCAGAGCGATTCTCTACCGTCTGTAGAATCCGTCGATCCGTCGACGAATCAGTGTACGAGAGTACGACCCAGACGTCACCGCGTCCTTCGGTGGACGCTCGTATTTCATCAGCTGAGGCGTCGGGCTGAATCCGAACTACAGTCACGTCCGACCGGTCGAAGTAGTAACTGAACGACCTCTCCGTGAATGGTCTGCTGACGAGGACGACGTCGTCGTTCTCGACGTTCGACTCGACATTAGTAGCGGCCTCCCGCCACTGTTCTTTCTGATCGTCCTGATAGTACGTCGGGAGCGGCAACACGAGACCGACGAGGAGCAACCCGACTACAACGTACCGAAGCGGCGGGAGAGAGACTGTCCGCACGCCTTTCGCGATAAGGATGAAAAACGCCAACGACGCCCCGATCGAGTAACGGTCCACGAAGATCGGCGTGATGACGTGTGAGAGGGCAACCGGGACGAGTATCGGCACTACGAACCAGAGGACAACGAGGTACACGCTGTTTATTGATGTGTCTTGGCGGTCGGTATCCGACGCCG
This region includes:
- a CDS encoding NAD-dependent epimerase/dehydratase family protein: MSDSERTGDSSGSVLVTGGTGFLGLHTCQYFRDQGWNVAAFDLKPFGEEDDTDGIAFVEGDVRSEESVADALEESGATAVVHTAAALPLWDADRIRETTIDGTRNVLWAARDHGIERVCYISSTAVYGTHDEHPITEESPLEGVGPYGEAKIQAEKICQDFRRMGMCIPILRPKTFIGPQRLGVFQVLFDWIEDGANVPLVGRGDNHYQLLHVRDLVTAIDLMLTGDEETVNDTFNVGTDEFGTMREDFQAPIDYAGTGKRTIGTPAFLTVAVLRLLEKANLSPLYPWVYETAHKDSYVSVEKLERLGWEPEYSNQKALVETYEWYLENYEADTEDDETGLDHRVAWDQGALTVAKKVSQRI
- a CDS encoding asparaginase; its protein translation is MPHVRVLSTGGTIASTDGPNGATPSEDGDDLVTAVPKLEEVASVDTEFVCDELSFHLSFSHVTSLVHAVERAADDDVDGVVVTHGTDTMEESAYYLDLVSDADVPIVFTGAQRPADSPGADGPANLLQAVQVAADDRFEDGAYVAFGNLVHAARWVSKARAGQPEAYASPGAGPVAEATADGIALRREPSSESVSLPVVETTARIEMIPSGLAVDARQLERAVADGVDGVVLAASGIGNTTPEIGDTIADAIDAGVPVVVATRCFDGAVAARYGGPGGSRTIREHGTIPASDLPPWKARIKLGLALSAYEKLEDVRTAFEEQRGVATAE
- a CDS encoding DolP-mannose mannosyltransferase produces the protein MSIRSRLRAHFGWIAIVGLSVAVSFIIGLVIVGWARYPPGDLPSIATDPAFFQHTGWYILEGGVPYVDVWDVNPPVPFGIAAGLAVLSGGNMLVLYGLSVMLTVVVTATSVLLVGWMARFVTENDAAAVAAGLTMLVIPGLFVLPSEGIRAQFYALFFGALALALALRDRPFLAGAVAALSAGSWQPGGVFALLVVGMAYQRAGRKSALWTVAGGGSVTGVVVLAFAAVGALVPMVVETVVAPLVAGSSYTLAERVYGVLLAFGYSSVLLPVALYGWGYAVVADFRERWWISAGGLLFGLQVLFVDLDGSTDAVLWLVFVALGVAITVERATARRSVTGDHRDHDTIRMTRHRKIVALVIGLLILSGMGWYVGSPPPKSTLETMEQEADVDESLPMSPRDADVPSMQTIYWEQIKPEVCHYRVSWNEIRWIVVTDDRLDREECGAWPNRIDRS
- a CDS encoding sulfotransferase — its product is MSLEKPPSDFRKQAKENYEFVKSEVVSEEKRSILSEYQIDDFDSVLLITSAPRGGSSLLFDILRHHEETCSLDGEHDRWYTLNGICYPTFESDVIPADFESFDREKLLTDLLTEVGATEPSGDQTHRVDNTVIRLPLQFPDRELPYEEVREELLEGASLDEILEELGISPLQYDEYAERDANGPFKTETIEDRPFVSSHSYKCGLTADDFERTLVLKASGDAYRLPWIREQLFPETDVKVVHLTRNPAASINGLYDGWRLNRGFQTYDVGDLDLDGYDGSLWCYDLPPGWMSEGKLIDVCLMQWAEAHCHILDGRDTFENVLRVRFEDVLTDTRSTIKEIIDFTDLGESALLSENVESPNKVMTTKDPRLARWRDREDLITSALDRADETYTEVIEELGYTEESEWI
- a CDS encoding PHP domain-containing protein translates to MKRYDLQVHTDASPCSRAAPRDVVSAALDAGLDGIAITNHDTLDGYDEVNSLASERLTVIPGVEVTTTQGHLLALNVSEVPPKADPLTVIDRVHEQGGLAILSHPFDSLREHYTGNLDGIAERIDGVEVTNSRCVLPQYNRRARSFAETHGLAATGGSDAHFGMEVGRAYTICDRPVLDAIRAGTTRASGRGGYISGHIATKLNDALSLMNI
- the cysC gene encoding adenylyl-sulfate kinase, giving the protein MSGETIWLFGLPCSGKTTLAEGLVGPRTVHLDGDYLRDTLNSDLGFSKEDRTENLRRAAGVAQALNEQGFDVVASFITPYRSQRELIAEKIENVSFVHVSTPVEVCEERDVKGMYEQARKGEIEGFTGIDAPFEEPEIEEIGLEVRTATHSEEESIKKVNTELELKSDPSHIFIGRWQPLHDGHRTIIDSAADNGKDVIIAIRDTELSEKNPLTAQERRELIEDVYEDHPNVKTMIIPDVDTVAIGRDVGYSVVSVPEEVAEISGAETREEYEKNELLSGRHFED
- a CDS encoding YqcI/YcgG family protein; amino-acid sequence: MKGTGLLFNRSELQDAIEARELIAWKKKRYIEFRETMRSARYPCYFAVNAERNDTARYLFAGDARDRDALLKVREGLRQYLEWCQSIADRTTLVIFFKPPQRDQSEQEYRDQFWRVLEFLNERDPEPWPGDIPEDPNHPEWEFCFSGESMFIVGRAPFYTERKSRYTPYGLEITIQPRKILDDVSGDTIEGQRARSVIRDRLEEYDDVAPHPDIGDYGDPNTREWKQYLLPESNEGRLHEFPFEINAERS
- a CDS encoding lysylphosphatidylglycerol synthase transmembrane domain-containing protein, with amino-acid sequence MSGFRRVQKVARTHGLWLTAILTVIIFFGLFAFGEADEVSGAILALERWRIGAVFGLVTVSYGVRFLKWEYYLRKLGVDVPIGTSLLVFVSGLMMVITPGKAGEVWKAWFLRDLRGVPVNRTASIVGAERITDLLAVSAFAFLGVIVYDQSSTTVIVVTAIFLGGLAFLQWRTACLRLLERLESIPIARSYADDLGEFYENAYVLFQPRPLGAAVGISLVAWGLEGLALWLVLDGFATGRSILLALFVFGLGSIIGAVSLLPGGLAATEASMVGMLVIFGYSRTVAVSSTLVIRIGTLWYGVALGTTVFVLHRFVRGRNESAKSYR